A single window of Ananas comosus cultivar F153 linkage group 19, ASM154086v1, whole genome shotgun sequence DNA harbors:
- the LOC109725020 gene encoding uncharacterized protein LOC109725020 encodes MKDHSSFKQAFMKNMLLGLKETNASSKIMSLQERKNAIKLSADVAMAFARGNTTWTRAIVVANLAKKEQCEALFRGILGKGYERMTRYSSYKSFKIQRSRKILKRSHKMCCVRRRNTTHRPQSLGVDVLARRMVEKRTQVLRRLIPGGESLDGFSLLNEALDYVIYLRAQVDLMRCLSDQKCAK; translated from the coding sequence ATGAAAGACCACAGCTCATTCAAACAAGCCTTCATGAAGAACATGCTCTTGGGCCTCAAAGAAACCAATGCCTCATCCAAGATCATGAGTCTTCAAGAGAGGAAAAATGCGATCAAGCTCTCCGCGGATGTCGCGATGGCCTTCGCTCGAGGCAACACGACATGGACGCGCGCCATCGTAGTCGCCAACCTTGCTAAGAAGGAGCAATGCGAGGCCCTCTTTAGGGGAATTCTAGGGAAGGGGTATGAGAGGATGACCAGGTACTCCTCCTATAAGTCATTTAAGATCCAAAGGAGTAGGAAGATCCTAAAAAGATCTCATAAAATGTGTTGTGTGAGGAGAAGGAACACGACGCATCGACCGCAAAGTTTAGGGGTTGATGTTCTTGCTAGGAGAATGGTGGAGAAGAGGACTCAAGTTTTGAGAAGGTTGATACCAGGGGGTGAGTCCTTAGATGGATTTTCTCTCCTAAATGAGGCTTTAGATTATGTTATCTATCTCCGCGCACAAGTCGATCTTATGCGGTGCCTTTCGGACCAAAAATGTGCCAAATGA